The genomic window TACGCATCGAGCATGGTTCTGTACCTCGCTGTTCACACTTACGGCGATATGATCCTGTACCCCTATGGATACGCCTGGCCTTTTATTCCGGTGTCGAACCAAGCCGCTCACATTGCCCTTGGAGAGCAGGCCCGCAGTGCGGTTTCTGCCGTCGGTGGGCCACTTTACGTTGTCGGTAATAGTGCCGAGATCCTGTACACCGCCACTGGTTGCAGTGATGACTACGCAGCAGGAGTTATTGGATCCCGATTCGCTTTCACGCTCGAGCTAACTGGAGGAGGATCAACCGGATTCGACCTTCCTGCTAGCCAGATTATGGCTGTTGCATCTCAAACATTCCAGATCTTCCGCACCATGGCCAACAACGCGTAAACAACGTGTCTTTTCACAGTGAAATGTCATGTTGATCGTACAATGATAGTCTGAAAGGATTATACCgtgaaagaaagaataaaattaTCTAATTTATACATGGCTTGGCCAGCATGGCGCCAGTAACTTATTTTCCACCAGGTTATGTCCAGAATTAGTGAGGTTTGCCTTGACATGATCCCATTTACAATATCTGGGAACTTGCCGTTCTATGCGCCAAGTTACAGCTAGACTTATCTAACTTGTATGGAATCTATCTAACTTATATCTTATGGAACTTATCTAACTTGTATGGAATCTATCAGGAGTTGTCTTTTAGTTGATGGATCTTGCTGTCAGATACAGTTATGCAATTTATTTTGGCCACAAGTGTGAATAATTAAACGATGTCATTGACATCGCTAATCGTTTGCAACTTATCTGCGTCAACGATTAGCACACAACAGGAACACAATGCACTACATCTGCACTCTGCGGCTCAAGTTATCTAATGATAAGAGTTTTTTTGTACTGCCATAACAATTACCTACATTAATCGTTACGGTCAATCTTAAACGTTTTTGTGATTGaatt from Anopheles cruzii unplaced genomic scaffold, idAnoCruzAS_RS32_06 scaffold04532_ctg1, whole genome shotgun sequence includes these protein-coding regions:
- the LOC128277196 gene encoding carboxypeptidase B-like, which produces MWEFSSNACSDSYAGTAAFSELETQALNRVMQQYASSMVLYLAVHTYGDMILYPYGYAWPFIPVSNQAAHIALGEQARSAVSAVGGPLYVVGNSAEILYTATGCSDDYAAGVIGSRFAFTLELTGGGSTGFDLPASQIMAVASQTFQIFRTMANNA